A window of Candidatus Bathyarchaeota archaeon genomic DNA:
CTATTAGTTTTACGTCGCCTTCTATTGTTGCTTCAGCGTATCCTTGCTTTTTCATCCACCATAAGAATTCAAAGATTACTCCTTTAGAGTCTGCAGCGAATTCTTTGTCGCCCTCCCGCTGGGCGTTGACTTCGGGTTTAGTTGACAAGTTTTTCGACCTTTCGTCGCATACTTGTTGAGTAATTGTGTACAAAGAAGTCCTATTTATGGAGGGCTGAATTCTGTGTCTTTCAGGGAAACTGAATCTGTATCCGCAGATTCTGCAAAGGTAACGTTGAACTGTACTGTCATCTGGTAAACGACGCTTGCCATCCTTGAATAGTTTATCAGAATGACAGTTTGGGCAGTTCAACGATTAACGTCTCTATTACAGGTTTTATGATTTGGCAGTTTCTGGGATGCAGATTGTTTTGTTAGTATCTGTAAAAACTACAGACCAAACATTGTCTGCTTTTTTGACGACTTTGAATCCAAAATATTTAGACAAAAGCAAGTTATGGGTTTCAATGTTGCTGTTGGCTAAATTGCACTCCACGTTACTCCAGTATCTGTTATTATCTTGGTTGAAGTAGCCTTCAAGTTTTGCGAAAGGTACTTCTTCTCCAAGTTGCTCAACGTTTTGTTCTTTGTAAGCTTTCAAAGTAGCTATGATATCCTTTAGGTAATTTGGGAACTTTTCGTAAATCATCATTTGAAATTGCCATTCTGTTTCGAGTGTTTTTGAAATGTTTGCTATACTTTCAAGGTTAATGTTTACCAATTGCCCAACATAGCCGTCTGCTTTAACCAGAAGTTGTTCAACGATTTCTTTGGATATTCCAGCGTTATTTTGTCTTAGATTGACAAATTCAAGAAGCATATCTATGATTGCACAGTTTAAGGCGCCGCCTCGAATGTGCCTGTAAGCTCCATAGCCATGTGTTCTTAGGAACTCCTTGATTGACCTGTCTTCTATTTGACTTGCAAGGTTATTGACATTCGATTCATAGTTTGTGATTGGTGTTTCAAACCATGTTCTCACTGTTGCATCTTTGAAAAGTCTCTGAATCAGTGGATATGCGTATTCTTCGATGGAACGGAAGAATTCAAACCTACTATTCCATGCTGTTTCATCTAAACTTTGTAGGCTTTTAACCCTCTGGTAAACGCCGTCTCCTCCATAAACTAAAAGTCCTATACGTCGTCCAAGTGCATTGTGGTTTGAACCCAAAGAATCGATTAAACTTCTGAATGAAGCTATTTTATCAGTGTCATAACCAGTAGGGTTTGCAGTGACAACAAACGTACATTGACCTTCAACTTCAAGGCTTCCAAAAGCTGTCGATGCACTAGCCTTACCTTTTTCCATGAAAGTTAACATAAACCTAAAGATTTCATGAGCAGATTGACTCTCAAGCTGTTCGATGCACACTGGAAGAGTTTGGTCTTGAACCAGACCTTCAGAGTAACGATTTTCTGTGCGAGTACCAATTAGAGAAACAGGAGTTACTTTATCCCTACGTATTCCCGCAATGTCGTAAATGTAGCTCTTGCCCGTTGCTGGTCCTGTGCATAAAAGCGCATGAGGACAATAAAGCATGTCAACTCCTCTCAATATCGTTGCCTTAAAAACGGTTTTTAGTCGCGGGTCTTTTTCGGATTGGAATGACAAAAGTTCGTTTTCCACAAAGCTGTTCCAGTCAATTTTATCTAGAAGCGCTGTGTCAGCCAAGCGTAAAATAGGTTCGTATAGAATCTTATTGTCGATTAGAGTTGATGGATCAAAATTTATGGAATTAATTGGGTAGTAATCAAGCAGTTTAGTTACCCTTTTCTTTACCACAGTCGGCATACTTTCCCAAAGTTCAGTGAATGGAAGTAGGTCTGTTGGCGAGTATAACTTCAAGGGATAGGCGTTTCTTCCAGGAGTTATCAAACCTTGAGTGTCAAGGAGTAGGATTGGAGGGTTAGAGTGTGACCTTAAATTAGGCTTAGCTTCAAATAGTGTCCATGATTTGTCAAAGATTACCTCGCCTGTCTTTAGTTGTCTGGTGATTGATTTACTGTAGATTGGTTTGATATATTGAAGAGGGGTCATTTTTCTAAAGTATGCTGAAAAGTCTACTATGCCAGTGAGACTTTCCAGTTGTTGGTTAGGATTTTTTGTTTGTAGAACCACTGGAGACAAGCTGTCCTTAGATGTATTGCTCGAGTTCATTTATCGCACCTCGAAGGTCACCTCTATTAGTTAGTATGGTTTGTAGTACTCGTTGGCTCAGTTGTTGGACTCTTAAAGGTCCCTTTTCTTGCATAATTATGTAATTTAGTCTATCAAGCATGTCTTGGGGGCTTATTGGCTCAAATTTAAACTTTGTAAGCCGCGAAAGAAGGGGTGCTGTAATGGCTGGATGGTCTGGTTTATTCCAAATAAAAATAAACCTGACAAGATCAAAATACTTCGGGTCCATCATTTTTCTCAGAATTGTTTCAACTGTTGAGTTGAGTTTTTCACATTCATCCAAGATTACTAGTTTATATGACGGTAAGGGTAAATTCACGCGCAAGCCCGTTATGTCATGCGTTGTTATGCTCAAACCGCCTCTTATCCAGTTACCCAATGTATTGCAGGCTTCTTCCTTGCTAAGCTTTGCTGCTTCGTAAATTCTAAAGTTATAGTATTCGGCGTCTTCACCATAGAGAGCTTGCGCTAAGCAAACAGCTGTTGTGGTTTTTCCAGTGCCAGGATTACCTACAAAGGCTAAGTTTGGTATGTCTTTTGTTAGTAATCTGCTGTTCAAAAAAGAGATTACATGATGTTGACCGATAACTTGATTTAGGTTTGTTATAGGGTATTTTGCTAGAAGCATTGTAATCTACTCCTTTGTACACAACTTTAGTTGCTCAATGTTGGCTACTGATGAAAAGATTTTTACCGAAGATTCCTTGCGGTCGTAGACGCATATTTCGTCACTATTGTAGCTGTTCTTTTTGTGTTTAGAACTTAACCAACAAGGTTCAAGTTTGTACCTTGTGGTAAGGTCCAAAACTTTTTCGTCAAAGGAAGCTTGTTTTCTATTTTTAGGTTTTTTACAGATTTTTTTTCTATTCATTTTTTATCACTGGGAAAAACTCTGGTCAACAAGTTTATAATGTCTATCGAATATAGTCATTAATCATTGATAGACAATAAAGTGAAAGACAGCATGAAACAGAAAAGGGTTAGTTCGCCAAATCGCATATCGACGGAAGAGGAGGTTTATGCCAAAGCCGAAAACATCTTTTTTTCAGAACTTAATCTTAAGATGCCCAAGACAAGACTGCTAATACTTTTGTATCTTGCTCAGGCAAAGCCAGCCAACCCCAACAACCCAATTGAGTTGCAAAATGAAAAGATCTATGAAAAAACTCATACCACACGAACTAACGCGTTACACCACTTAGACGCCCTGTTAAGTGAAAAATTTATTCAGATTGTTCGCCAAGATGAATACAAAAATCGCGGAAGTAAACTAACTTACAAAGTCACTACAAAGGGGCTGGTTGTAGCAATAATTTACCATGCTACCCCATTTTATGAGATCTTTAAACTAAAGCTACCATGGAATCCTCAATCTGAAGAAGGTTGTGATTCAGCATTCTATAACCCAAGAAAGGAACCTGTTAAAATAGAAGATCTGGAACCCCATTGTTATTACTTAAAGGAAATACCCGTTCTTATTGAAAGTAATCAAGAATTATTCTCAATAAGGTATAACGATCTAAATGACGAGCAAAAAGAGATAGCTAAACGAAGTGCAATTTTCGCAGCTTATGATTATGCAGACAAACGATTGCCGCTTTTTGAATCAGTAATCTGTAACAAAGGTATACCAAAAGGTCTTCTAAAGGCAAGCCAGCGGTTTCCTTATCTTAAGGAACAAATAAAACAATCGCAAGCTGATCCGTTTAAGACTGAAAAACATGAGGCAAAAGAATTGGCGCCTGACGATGATTTCATCAATCTGTTCTTAACTCAGCCGATTCTTAAAAAATGGGAAAATTGGCACAAATGGGTTGATTTAATAGTAGGAACGCCAAGTCTAAAAAGAAGGCTTACGTCTAATTTGACAGAGAAGGTGAATTTTATGGTTATGAAGCGGAATTCACTTTTGACTCAAATAAATTCAATTAAACAAGTTATTAATTTAATTAATCAATGGTAATTTAATACAAACCAATTTTTTTAGTTTTTTAGTTTTTTAGTGGAATAAGCCCCTTATGTACCAAATTCGAATAAAATATAAAAATAAAACTGGAAGATAATGCTCATAATTCTTAAATAGTTCCAAATTATTTATATCTATACACATTAAACGATTTTTGAGGAGTTTTTAATTGGGTGTAATATGCTTTAGTATTGACTCCAAACTGGAAGAATCCTTTAGAAAAAAAGCAGGAGAAATCTACGGAGCCAGACGGGACAGCGTAGGTATAGCATTGAGACAAGCGATCAAGAATTTTCTAGAAGTCAGCAATGACAACTTTAAATAAAAAATATCGTGAGGTGAACAAATATGAAAATAGGAAATGAAATCTTATCAAAAAAGACAACAGGACTAAGCGCAAAAGACCATGATGAATTTGAACGTTTTAAAGAACAAAGAAAAAAGAAAACACAACAAAAAGAAAAAGAAGAAAAAATTACTGCTAAAATGCCAAATGATGAGGGGGATGCAACCGACACTGAGATAGCAAAACAAAGAGAAGACCTTGCAAAAGAAAAACACGCATACGACGAACTAAACAACATTAAGAACAAACAACAAACACAGAGGAATGCAAATTGGTAGATTTTTGTGACAAAAACAAGTTGCTAATCAAACAACTTCAAAAATATCTTGAAACAGCCGACCATGACTTTCTGGAGATTTGCGGAAAACTATTGCTGGAAGGACGAGCCATACCGGACATTAGAGGAACAGTTTGGGAAATACTGCAAGATTTAGATGCGATGGGGCTGATAACTATAGAAATTAAAGTTGAGCCAGACTTAGATAATCTAAGAAAAATCAAAAAAGGCGATATTATTGTTCATCCAAAAAAATTAAATTTGGATTTAGATGGTCTTTTTTCTTAATTTTTTTTTTAAAAAAAAAACTGCATTGCAGGAACACGTGAGATAGCGTGTGTGCACGAGCGAGATATAGTGTGTGAGAATGAGCGATATAGTTTGTGAGAGCAATTTACTCATACTCATAATACTCAACACATAACTACTCAACCCAAAAGGAGTACTCAAGTAAGTACTCACTAAGAAAGTTAGATAGTTCTCAAGATGATACTCACTAAGAAAGTTAGATAGTTCTATCCTATCCAATCACATGAACCAATTCCACTCTTCAAATAATAAAATAAACCACTTACGATTGTAACAACTGTGTGGCTTCTCGGTTCGCCGGTTCTGTTTTCATAATTTCGCAGAATGCTCGAAGACCTAAAAGGTCGAAGAGCACACAGGACGGTTGGGTCTTACACACAAAGAACAAAATCTGTGTAAGATCTAATTTAATTCTTTTATACGAGTGAACAGGTAATTAAACAAAAGACCACCTATGTCAACAAATCATGAACGGGGAAAAAAGGCTGAAGAATTTTGTAAGAAGTGGCTTGAAAATTCATTTAAAGATCGCTTTTCAAAAAAGAATTTACCTGTAGGATTTAAAAAAGATGGAAAAATTGCCCAACACAGTTTCGATCTTGTATCAAGCGACAACCAAGTTGTAGCAGAGGTCAAATCACATCAAATAACCAAAGGTGGAAATAACCCATCAGGAAAAATTGCAGATACCTATTATGCTTGTAGTATGCTTGAAAAAGTGAAATCAAATAGAAAATTATTGCTTCTTACTGATGAGCAATTCTATAATCTTTTCAAGCGTTATTCTGATGGCAAAATAGCCGAGGATATAGAAATTATCCAAGTAAATATCCCAGTTGATTGGAATTGCATTGTTGTTAACAAATTTGACGACTTGACCACATTTCCAAATATGGCCTTTGAAGATTTTTGGCAGGAATTGGCTGAGTATCTTTCTAATGAACGAGAAATAAGTAATTGGACAAAAGACAAAGGATATTTTGGAGAGAATTTTCTTGCAGGCCCGCTCTTAGGAAACTATGTTACTGTTAAAGCTCCTTCTGCAACTGTAATCCAAAAAGTGCCCAAGAGGGATTTTAAGATTATATATGAAAAGTGGAAAGATTATCTTAATGGAATTGAAAATAGAGGCAATTTAGCAAAAGACAGCCGATTTACAAAATATACCATAAGCATAATTCACGAGTTACTTGACAAATCATAATGTCCTTTCCATAAGTATTGCGCTACCGAAAATTGAAAATTGTGCCTAAATGGCATAGCTATCTCCAATCTTAGTTGGAATAATAACTTTTTTGGACCAATTCTTGAAAGCATCTGCATTTTCAGTGTGGATAGGAATAACAACCTTTGGAACTACATAGTCGATGAACTGCTTTAGATGCAGACCAGAAGCGTGTCCCGATACATGGGTTCTGTTGATTTTCATTCCAAAATGGTTTATCCAGTTCTTGACTCTGTTCCAGTCTATCTTCATTTCAGCATCAAAAGGCTCACAAGCAGACTTAATGTAAACCGAACCCTTGCATGGCTTAACATCAATCATTTCTTTTAAGTCAAAGTTGCTGCAAAACATCAAAAATTCATCTTGATTTTCCCGAACTTCTTGGTAACAAATAGCCCTATCAAGATAAGGCCTCTCCCAAGTATCATAATCTTGATTGCGAATCTTTTTATCACAAGAGCTATCCCCTATCATGCCCCAGCTTTTCCTAGCTGCATAAATCTCTATGTTCTCATCCTCCAATTTAGGCGCTAACGTGTCTGAGCATTTTGACAGTTGATCAAGCAAATAAGCCTGTTTTAGTGAGATAGCCAACTTTTTACCCATATGCTTTGCAGCATTAAGAAACGACAACATACGATCTGTATCTCTAATTGACCAATTACAAACCGAGAGCCCCTTAGCCTTACTTGTATAGCTACAAATTTCTTGTTCAACATCAATTTCTTTCTTGTCTGAATCCGAGTCTATCCGTGTCCCCTCAATTATTAAGACATCTGGCTCTGCCGATCTACAAGCATCCATAAACTCTTGTGTCTTTTTCTCTCGTCTACCATGAAAGCGAAAGTCACCCGTGTAAACCACTGTTCCTGAAGAAGTATGAATTATGTATCCAGTTGCCCCCGGCAATGAATGATCAACCTGATAAGGCTCAATAGTCAAATGTTTAATCTTGAAAGACTCTCCAAACTTGAAAGTGCGAAAATCTCTCTCAATTAACAAATCTTCATGAGTCTGAGAGGTTTTACGGCTCAACTCACCTTTCTTGTTAATGTAAGTCTCAAAACACCTAACTAACTCCGTAAGATCGTTAAAACTTCCAGCGCCCGTATCGTTCATGGCCTTTAGTATGGAAAAAGTCTCGGGTGAAGAATAGATCGGCAAATCCTCCCGCAAGTGATTAATGTAAGAAGCATGATCCGCATGAGCATGAGAAACTAAAACCCCATCAAAATCAAGCTCTTCTT
This region includes:
- a CDS encoding AAA family ATPase produces the protein MLLAKYPITNLNQVIGQHHVISFLNSRLLTKDIPNLAFVGNPGTGKTTTAVCLAQALYGEDAEYYNFRIYEAAKLSKEEACNTLGNWIRGGLSITTHDITGLRVNLPLPSYKLVILDECEKLNSTVETILRKMMDPKYFDLVRFIFIWNKPDHPAITAPLLSRLTKFKFEPISPQDMLDRLNYIIMQEKGPLRVQQLSQRVLQTILTNRGDLRGAINELEQYI
- a CDS encoding MBL fold metallo-hydrolase, producing MVKLTFYGGVNEIGGNKILLEDKDARVFLDFGMSFGTANRYFSEFLQPRKCNGLGDFFEFGLIPNLKGIYRQDFLKHMGIEKEELDFDGVLVSHAHADHASYINHLREDLPIYSSPETFSILKAMNDTGAGSFNDLTELVRCFETYINKKGELSRKTSQTHEDLLIERDFRTFKFGESFKIKHLTIEPYQVDHSLPGATGYIIHTSSGTVVYTGDFRFHGRREKKTQEFMDACRSAEPDVLIIEGTRIDSDSDKKEIDVEQEICSYTSKAKGLSVCNWSIRDTDRMLSFLNAAKHMGKKLAISLKQAYLLDQLSKCSDTLAPKLEDENIEIYAARKSWGMIGDSSCDKKIRNQDYDTWERPYLDRAICYQEVRENQDEFLMFCSNFDLKEMIDVKPCKGSVYIKSACEPFDAEMKIDWNRVKNWINHFGMKINRTHVSGHASGLHLKQFIDYVVPKVVIPIHTENADAFKNWSKKVIIPTKIGDSYAI